A region of Acidithiobacillus ferridurans DNA encodes the following proteins:
- a CDS encoding nitrogen fixation protein NifQ, which yields MKTAIYDILMSGRNPDEAFPDARFFALCISLRATERKGNISMALGLEIRQLSHLFARYFPRIAESRSTAQCTKVYLHNAAGGTFLCQCLGKENKAPARDEETGDLVKLLLDHRASVNQATEWVAAILAAGCRGDDHLWQDLGLTNREDLSDIIKRHFPALYLKNTGNMKWKKFFYKQLCEQAEVHLCQAPSCNVCNDYAQCFGPEEDSGWNLLAAQG from the coding sequence ATGAAGACTGCCATATATGACATTCTGATGTCCGGTCGCAACCCCGATGAGGCATTCCCTGACGCGCGTTTTTTTGCGCTATGTATCAGCCTTCGCGCCACGGAACGCAAGGGCAACATCAGCATGGCGCTTGGCCTGGAAATCAGGCAACTGAGCCATCTGTTTGCTCGTTATTTCCCGCGGATAGCGGAATCGCGTTCGACCGCGCAATGCACGAAGGTCTATCTCCATAACGCTGCAGGCGGGACCTTTCTGTGCCAATGCCTGGGCAAAGAAAACAAAGCGCCCGCGCGCGATGAGGAAACTGGCGATCTGGTCAAGCTCTTGCTGGATCACCGCGCCAGCGTGAATCAGGCCACAGAGTGGGTAGCGGCCATTCTCGCCGCGGGCTGCCGGGGCGATGATCACTTGTGGCAGGACCTGGGCCTGACGAATCGTGAGGACCTCAGTGACATTATCAAACGCCATTTTCCGGCACTGTACCTCAAAAATACCGGCAACATGAAATGGAAGAAGTTCTTTTATAAGCAGTTGTGTGAACAGGCTGAAGTCCACCTCTGCCAGGCACCCAGTTGCAATGTTTGTAATGACTATGCCCAGTGCTTCGGCCCGGAAGAAGACAGTGGTTGGAACCTGCTGGCTGCTCAGGGCTGA